One genomic segment of Ictalurus punctatus breed USDA103 chromosome 12, Coco_2.0, whole genome shotgun sequence includes these proteins:
- the LOC108273002 gene encoding zinc finger protein 850, with amino-acid sequence MKSESRRRSLGKSPQTPAATGSKMYHCSDCGKSFTKSHHLKNHKRVHTGEKPYDCSQCGKSFTCQSYLHRHERIHTGEKPYLCGQCGKSFNREGNLREHECIHTGEKPYHCSQCGKSFTCQSYLQRHERIHTGQKPYHCGQCGKSFSQKGHLRTHKRIHTGERPYDCRQCGNSFSQKGHLRTHKRIHTGERPYDCRQCGNSFSQKGHLRTHQCIHTGQKPYLCGQCGKSFIYQSSLQQHQRIHTGEKYHCGQCGKSFTYQNALQRHERIHTGVRPYHCGQCGKSFSREGNLREHERIHTGQKPYHCGQCGKSFIYQSALQRHQRIHTGEKYHCGQCGKSFTYQSALQRHQRIHTGEKYHCGQCEKSFTYQSHLQRHERIHTGVRPYHCGQCGKSFTCQSSVQRHERIHTGVRPYHCGQCGKSFSREGNLQEHERIHTGEKPYLCGQCGKSFIYQSSLQQHQRIHTGERPYHCGQCGKSFIYQSYLQQHQRIHTGERPYHCGQCGKSFTCQSSVQRHERIHTGVRPYHCEQCGKSFMQESHLKQHQRIHTGERPYHCLQCGKSFREQSTFHSHQQSHTGQKPYLCGHCGRSYTHSSSLRTHKCSNIKPPALDM; translated from the coding sequence ATGTACCACTGCTCAgattgtgggaagagttttactaaaAGTCATCATCTCAAAAATCACAAGCGTgtccacacaggagagaagccgtatgaTTGTtcccagtgtgggaagagttttacttgtcaGAGTTATCTCCACCGccatgagcgcattcacacaggagagaagccgtatctctgtggacagtgtgggaagagttttaatcgaGAGGGTAATCTTAGGGAACACGagtgcattcacacaggagagaagccgtatcactgctcacagtgtggtaAGAGTTTTACTTGTCAGAGTTATCTCCAACgacatgagcgcattcacacaggacagaagccgtatcactgtggacagtgtgggaagagttttagtcAAAAGGGTCATCTTCGGACACacaagcgcattcacacaggagagcgGCCGTATGACTGTAGACAGTGCGGGAACAGTTTTAGTCAAAAGGGTCATCTTCGGACACacaagcgcattcacacaggagagcgGCCGTATGACTGTAGACAGTGCGGGAACAGTTTTAGTCAAAAGGGTCATCTTCGGACACACCAGTGCATTCACACAGGACAGAAGCCGTATctctgtggacagtgtgggaagagttttatttaCCAGAGTTCTCTTcaacaacaccagcgcattcacacaggagaaaagtatcactgtggacagtgtgggaagagttttacttacCAGAATGCTCTCCAACgacatgagcgcattcacacaggtgtaaggccgtatcactgtggacagtgtgggaagagttttagtcGAGAGGGTAATCTTCGGGaacatgagcgcattcacacaggacagaagccgtatcactgtggacagtgtgggaagagttttatttaCCAGAGTGCTCTCCAacgacaccagcgcattcacacaggagagaagtatcactgtggacagtgtgggaagagttttacttacCAGAGTGCTCTCCAacgacaccagcgcattcacacaggagagaagtatcactgtggacagtgcgAGAAGAGTTTTACTTACCAGAGTCATCTCCAACGACATGAGCGTATTCACACAGGTGTAAGACcatatcactgtggacagtgtgggaagagttttacttgtcaGAGTAGTGTCCAACgacatgagcgcattcacacaggtgTAAGGCcatatcactgtggacagtgtgggaagagttttagtcGAGAGGGTAATCTTCAGGaacatgagcgcattcacacaggagagaagccatatctctgtggacagtgtgggaagagttttatttaCCAGAGTTCTCTTcaacaacaccagcgcattcacacaggagagaggccgtatcactgtggacagtgtgggaagagttttatttaCCAGAGTTATCTTcaacaacaccagcgcattcacacaggagagaggccgtatcactgtggacagtgtgggaagagttttacttgtcaGAGTAGTGTCCAACgacatgagcgcattcacacaggtgTAAGGCCATATCACTGtgaacagtgtgggaagagttttatgCAAGAAAGCCATCTCAaacaacaccagcgcattcacacaggagagaggcCATATCATTGCTTgcagtgtgggaaaagttttcGTGAACAGAGTACCTTCCACAGCCACCAGCAGAGTCATACAGGACAGAAGCCATACCTCTGCGGACACTGTGGACGGAGCTATACTCATTCAAGTTCGTTAAGGACACACAAGTGCTCTAACATAAAGCCACCAGCTCTTGATATGTGA